The following are encoded in a window of Mycobacterium sp. ELW1 genomic DNA:
- the ftsE gene encoding cell division ATP-binding protein FtsE produces MITLDHVSKQYKSSARPALDNVSVKIDKGEFVFLIGPSGSGKSTFMRLLLAEDSPTSGDLQVSKFHVNKLSGRQVPKLRQVIGCVFQDFRLLQQKTVFENVAFALEVIGKKPDTINRVVPEVLEMVGLSGKANRLPAELSGGEQQRVAIARAFVNRPLVLLADEPTGNLDPETSKDIMDLLERINRTGTTVLMATHDHHIVDSMRQRVVELSLGRLVRDEQRGVYGMDR; encoded by the coding sequence ATGATCACCCTCGACCATGTCAGTAAGCAGTACAAGTCGTCGGCACGGCCAGCCCTCGACAATGTCAGCGTCAAGATCGACAAGGGTGAGTTCGTCTTCCTCATCGGCCCGTCCGGCTCCGGCAAGTCCACGTTCATGCGGCTGCTGCTGGCCGAGGACTCACCCACCTCCGGCGACCTGCAGGTGTCGAAGTTCCACGTCAACAAGCTGTCGGGCCGTCAGGTCCCCAAGCTGCGCCAGGTGATCGGCTGCGTGTTCCAGGACTTCCGGCTGCTGCAGCAGAAGACGGTGTTCGAAAACGTCGCCTTCGCCCTGGAGGTGATCGGCAAGAAGCCCGACACCATTAATCGCGTGGTTCCCGAGGTCCTGGAGATGGTGGGCCTGTCCGGCAAGGCCAACCGGCTGCCTGCCGAGCTGTCCGGCGGCGAGCAGCAGCGCGTGGCGATCGCGCGCGCGTTCGTCAACCGGCCGCTCGTGCTGCTGGCCGACGAGCCCACCGGCAACCTGGACCCTGAGACCAGTAAGGACATCATGGATCTGCTCGAGCGGATCAACCGCACGGGAACCACCGTGCTGATGGCCACCCACGACCACCACATCGTCGACTCCATGCGTCAGCGCGTGGTGGAGC
- a CDS encoding mechanosensitive ion channel family protein, with protein sequence MTKTDFAASAAGPDFVASATGTRYLAFPFSARWHDFWHGNIGEWILTRGLRITLLLIGGLLAARFINWSAQRISRRIDADFQESDALVRSESAKHRQAVASVISYVAIALLAVMVVVEVTDVLAVPVSSLVAPAAVLGAALGFGAQRIVQDLLSGFFIITEKQYGFGDLVSLTVAGIAKEATGTVEDVTLRITKLRSSEGEVLTIPNGQIVKTQNLSKDWARAVIDIPVPATADLNRVNDVLHGVSEKAIKDPGLKDLLLDAPQLMGVESIELDTVNLRMVARTLPGKQFDVGRKLRVLVIAALMRAGIASPSDGSPMVEAIVHPATAGGAEENQGPESSR encoded by the coding sequence ATGACGAAGACTGATTTTGCGGCCTCCGCCGCGGGTCCTGATTTTGTAGCGTCCGCCACGGGAACGCGCTATCTGGCGTTCCCGTTCTCCGCGCGTTGGCATGACTTCTGGCACGGCAACATCGGCGAGTGGATCCTCACCCGGGGGCTGCGGATCACCCTGCTGCTCATCGGCGGACTGCTCGCGGCCCGGTTCATCAACTGGTCGGCACAGAGGATCTCCCGGCGTATCGACGCGGACTTCCAGGAGAGCGACGCACTGGTCCGCTCGGAGAGCGCCAAACACCGCCAGGCGGTGGCGTCGGTCATCTCCTACGTGGCGATCGCTCTGCTGGCCGTGATGGTGGTCGTCGAGGTCACCGATGTGCTGGCCGTCCCGGTCAGCTCGCTGGTGGCGCCGGCGGCCGTGCTCGGCGCCGCGCTGGGCTTCGGTGCCCAGCGCATCGTCCAAGACCTGCTGTCCGGGTTTTTCATCATCACCGAGAAGCAGTACGGCTTCGGCGATCTGGTGTCCCTGACGGTGGCCGGCATCGCGAAGGAGGCGACCGGCACCGTCGAGGACGTCACCCTGCGCATCACCAAACTGCGCTCGTCGGAAGGCGAGGTGCTGACCATCCCGAACGGGCAGATCGTCAAGACCCAGAATTTGTCCAAGGACTGGGCGCGCGCGGTCATCGACATCCCGGTGCCGGCGACCGCGGACCTCAACCGGGTGAACGACGTGCTGCACGGGGTATCCGAGAAGGCGATCAAGGACCCGGGGCTCAAGGACCTGCTTCTGGATGCGCCACAGTTGATGGGAGTGGAAAGCATCGAGCTCGACACCGTCAACCTGCGCATGGTTGCGCGCACGCTGCCCGGTAAACAGTTCGACGTCGGCCGCAAACTTCGGGTGCTCGTGATCGCCGCGCTGATGCGCGCCGGCATCGCCAGCCCGTCGGACGGCTCACCGATGGTGGAGGCGATAGTGCATCCGGCGACCGCGGGTGGCGCCGAGGAGAACCAAGGTCCGGAGTCGTCGAGGTGA
- the prfB gene encoding peptide chain release factor 2, with product MDLDRQSDIAALDTTLTTVERVLDVDGLRAKIEKLEHEAADPNLWNDQSHAQRVTSDLSHAQGELRRVEGLRSRLDDLPVLYEMAAEEEGAGAADALAEADAELASLQADIEQLEVRTLLSGEYDEREALVTIRSGAGGVDAADWAEMLMRMYIRWAEQHDYGVEVFDTSYAEEAGIKSATFAVHAPYAYGTLSVEQGTHRLVRISPFDNQNRRQTSFADVEVLPVTETTDHIDIPEQDVRVDVYRSSGPGGQSVNTTDSAVRLTHIPTGIVVTCQNEKSQLQNKVSAMRVLQAKLLERKRHEERAEMDALKGDGGSSWGNQMRSYVLHPYQMVKDLRTEYEVGNPGAVLDGDIDGFLEAGIRWRNRRDDED from the coding sequence GTGGACCTCGATCGTCAGTCAGATATCGCCGCACTCGACACCACCCTCACCACAGTGGAGCGAGTGCTCGATGTCGACGGTCTGCGCGCCAAGATCGAGAAGCTCGAACACGAAGCGGCCGACCCGAATCTGTGGAACGACCAGAGCCACGCTCAGCGGGTCACCAGCGACCTCTCCCACGCCCAGGGCGAACTGCGGCGCGTCGAAGGCTTGCGTAGCCGTCTCGACGATCTGCCGGTGCTCTACGAGATGGCCGCCGAAGAAGAGGGCGCGGGCGCCGCCGATGCGCTGGCCGAAGCCGATGCCGAACTTGCGTCGTTGCAAGCCGACATCGAACAGCTGGAGGTCCGGACCCTGCTGTCCGGCGAGTACGACGAACGCGAGGCGCTGGTGACCATCCGGTCCGGCGCCGGTGGTGTGGACGCCGCCGACTGGGCCGAGATGTTGATGCGGATGTACATCCGCTGGGCCGAGCAGCACGATTACGGCGTCGAGGTCTTCGACACCTCCTACGCCGAAGAGGCCGGCATCAAGAGCGCGACGTTCGCGGTGCACGCGCCGTACGCCTACGGAACACTCTCGGTCGAGCAGGGCACCCACCGACTGGTGCGGATCAGCCCGTTCGACAACCAGAACAGGCGCCAGACGTCGTTCGCCGACGTCGAGGTGCTACCGGTGACCGAGACCACCGACCACATCGACATTCCCGAGCAGGACGTGCGGGTCGACGTCTACCGCTCCAGCGGGCCCGGCGGCCAGTCGGTCAACACCACCGACTCGGCGGTCCGGCTGACCCACATCCCGACCGGCATCGTCGTCACCTGCCAGAACGAGAAGTCCCAGCTGCAGAACAAGGTGTCGGCGATGCGCGTGCTGCAGGCCAAACTCCTGGAGCGCAAGCGTCACGAAGAACGCGCCGAGATGGACGCCCTCAAGGGCGACGGCGGGAGTTCCTGGGGCAACCAGATGCGCTCTTACGTTCTGCACCCCTACCAAATGGTCAAGGATCTGCGCACCGAGTACGAGGTCGGCAATCCCGGAGCGGTACTGGATGGGGACATCGACGGGTTCCTGGAAGCGGGGATCCGGTGGCGCAACCGGCGAGATGACGAAGACTGA
- a CDS encoding FAD-dependent oxidoreductase, with protein sequence MRPYYVAIVGAGPSGYFAAASLLKFGDSSVAAGGPDVRVDVLEMLPTPFGLVRSGVAPDHPKIKTISAQFEKTSLDERFRFFGNIRIGEHVQAEELAQKYDAVVYAIGAQSDRPLGIPGEELSGSVAAVDFVGWYNAHPHFAEMTPDLSTGRAVVVGNGNVALDVARILVSDPRELAKSDIADHALDLLHSQGVEEVVVIGRRGPLQATFTTMELRELGDLEAMADVDVIVDPADFESITDEQLEAAGKSAKLNIKVLRGYAETPPRGARRRIVFRFQTSPIEIKGDGRVESVVLGRNELVDEGGRIVAKDTGAREELPAQLVVRAVGYRGIPTPGLPFDDRSGTIPHTDGRVEGSANEYVVGWIKRGPSGVIGSNKKDSADTVATLVADLDGRELGDFADDHGETLVRWMLSRQPRLVTDDHWKVIDAHERGAGEPHGRPRVKLTSVADLLRIGHG encoded by the coding sequence ATGCGTCCTTACTATGTCGCGATCGTTGGTGCAGGCCCCTCCGGATACTTCGCGGCGGCGTCGCTGCTGAAGTTCGGCGACAGTTCCGTCGCCGCCGGCGGTCCGGATGTCCGCGTCGACGTGCTCGAGATGCTCCCGACCCCGTTCGGTCTGGTGCGCTCCGGAGTGGCACCCGACCATCCGAAGATCAAGACCATCAGCGCCCAGTTCGAGAAGACCTCGCTTGACGAGCGGTTCCGGTTCTTCGGCAACATCCGCATCGGCGAGCATGTGCAAGCCGAGGAGCTCGCCCAGAAGTACGACGCCGTGGTGTACGCGATCGGGGCGCAGTCGGACCGTCCGCTCGGCATCCCCGGCGAAGAGCTGTCGGGCAGCGTCGCCGCCGTCGACTTCGTCGGTTGGTACAACGCGCACCCGCACTTCGCGGAGATGACGCCTGACCTCTCGACCGGGCGCGCCGTCGTGGTCGGCAACGGCAATGTGGCACTCGACGTCGCGCGCATCCTGGTCAGCGATCCCCGCGAGCTCGCGAAGTCCGACATCGCCGACCATGCGCTCGACCTACTGCACTCCCAAGGGGTCGAGGAGGTCGTGGTGATCGGCCGCCGCGGCCCCCTGCAGGCCACGTTCACCACGATGGAGCTGCGCGAGTTGGGCGACCTGGAGGCCATGGCCGACGTCGACGTCATCGTCGACCCCGCCGACTTCGAATCCATCACCGACGAGCAGCTCGAGGCGGCGGGTAAGAGCGCGAAGCTGAACATCAAGGTGCTGCGCGGGTATGCCGAGACCCCACCGCGAGGAGCCAGGCGCCGCATCGTGTTCCGCTTCCAGACCTCGCCCATCGAGATCAAGGGCGACGGCCGGGTGGAATCGGTGGTGCTGGGCCGCAACGAACTCGTCGACGAGGGCGGCCGCATCGTCGCCAAGGACACCGGTGCGCGCGAGGAACTGCCCGCACAGCTCGTGGTGCGTGCGGTCGGTTACCGCGGCATCCCGACACCGGGCCTGCCGTTCGACGACCGCTCGGGCACCATCCCGCACACCGACGGCCGCGTCGAGGGCAGCGCGAACGAGTACGTCGTCGGCTGGATCAAGCGCGGCCCGTCGGGCGTCATCGGCAGCAACAAGAAAGACTCGGCGGACACCGTCGCGACGCTGGTCGCCGACCTCGACGGCCGCGAGCTCGGCGACTTCGCCGACGACCACGGCGAGACGCTCGTGAGGTGGATGCTGTCCCGCCAGCCCAGGCTGGTCACCGACGACCACTGGAAGGTGATCGACGCCCACGAGCGCGGCGCCGGCGAGCCGCACGGGCGACCGAGGGTGAAGCTCACCAGCGTGGCCGACCTCCTGCGGATCGGGCACGGCTGA
- a CDS encoding MFS transporter yields MRAYAELIRVPGVVNVTASQLFARLPLGMLSLAILLHVQARTGSYAVAGAVVACTSIGEAVAMPMTARLLGRIGMMPTLVSAALINGVSMLALAFIHVPATFLMVLGFLIGASVPPLLPAVRALYPQMVPGQGLRALFALDTTAQELIWVIGPVAATFLASAISTAIPLLFSAAVTIVGTVWFLLSARQFRPTIVSSTVAFGKVLANRAVILAMAASLALVASFTALEVGVLALFGNHNLSAGIALAATGVGSLLGGVLFGHRHLGVRGLSMSMAIVAAGTVLFGLADGYGLQLAALFASGLGFAPALAALYVMVSHQIAAHSTAEAFGWLNSGALVGGAIGTAIGGVVVDSYSPFAVIMVSAALAMAAACTPLIARTAGPVGGLSREREPDTCEV; encoded by the coding sequence GTGCGCGCCTACGCAGAGCTCATTCGAGTTCCAGGCGTGGTCAATGTGACCGCCTCACAGCTGTTCGCGCGGCTGCCGCTGGGCATGCTGTCGCTGGCGATCCTGCTGCACGTACAGGCCCGTACCGGGTCGTACGCGGTGGCGGGCGCCGTCGTGGCGTGCACGAGCATCGGTGAAGCGGTGGCCATGCCCATGACGGCGCGCCTTCTCGGCCGGATCGGAATGATGCCGACGCTGGTGTCGGCTGCGCTGATCAACGGCGTCAGCATGTTGGCGCTGGCCTTCATCCATGTCCCCGCGACATTCCTGATGGTGCTGGGGTTCCTCATCGGCGCTTCGGTGCCGCCGCTGCTGCCTGCGGTGCGCGCGCTGTACCCGCAGATGGTCCCCGGCCAGGGGCTACGGGCGCTGTTCGCGCTCGACACCACCGCCCAGGAGCTCATCTGGGTGATCGGTCCGGTCGCTGCGACATTCCTGGCGTCGGCGATCTCGACGGCGATTCCGCTGTTGTTCTCCGCCGCGGTCACGATCGTCGGGACCGTGTGGTTCCTGCTCAGTGCCCGCCAGTTTCGGCCGACCATCGTCAGCAGCACGGTCGCGTTCGGCAAGGTGCTGGCCAACCGTGCGGTCATCCTGGCCATGGCCGCCAGCCTCGCGCTGGTCGCGTCGTTCACGGCGCTCGAAGTCGGCGTCCTCGCCCTGTTCGGCAACCACAACCTCTCGGCGGGCATCGCGCTCGCGGCAACGGGCGTCGGATCGCTGCTCGGCGGCGTGCTGTTCGGCCACCGCCATCTCGGTGTCCGCGGTCTGTCGATGTCCATGGCGATCGTCGCTGCCGGCACCGTGCTGTTCGGGCTTGCCGACGGCTACGGCCTACAGCTCGCCGCGCTGTTCGCCTCCGGGCTCGGCTTCGCGCCCGCGCTGGCCGCGCTCTACGTCATGGTCTCGCATCAGATCGCCGCGCACTCGACCGCGGAAGCATTCGGTTGGCTCAACAGCGGTGCGCTGGTCGGCGGAGCCATCGGCACCGCGATCGGCGGTGTCGTCGTGGACAGCTACAGCCCGTTCGCGGTGATCATGGTGTCGGCCGCCCTGGCGATGGCCGCGGCGTGCACGCCGCTGATCGCGCGCACCGCAGGTCCCGTCGGCGGGCTGTCCCGCGAGCGTGAGCCGGACACCTGCGAGGTGTGA
- a CDS encoding TetR/AcrR family transcriptional regulator, with amino-acid sequence MTTSRERILDAYADALAVDGERLATLDAVAARAGVSKGGLLYHFPSKDQLAEALCERLIALAADDVDKMRNAADGPARHYIRTSHYANTPLDRTLVAVARLQQAGDPRARAAIEMISDQWLSVLTEALGDRDVARTVKLIGDGLYHHALFSVLGGPPRTELDEGLLAVIDRLIDQSSDAPRP; translated from the coding sequence ATGACGACCTCGCGCGAGCGCATCCTCGATGCCTACGCCGACGCGCTGGCCGTCGACGGCGAGCGCCTCGCCACGCTCGATGCGGTGGCTGCCCGGGCCGGCGTGTCCAAGGGCGGACTGCTCTACCACTTCCCGTCCAAGGACCAGCTCGCCGAGGCACTCTGCGAGCGACTGATCGCGCTGGCCGCCGACGACGTCGACAAGATGCGCAACGCCGCGGACGGGCCCGCGCGGCACTACATCCGCACCTCGCATTACGCCAACACCCCCCTGGACCGCACGCTGGTCGCGGTGGCACGGCTCCAGCAGGCCGGTGACCCGCGCGCGCGGGCGGCCATCGAGATGATCTCCGATCAGTGGCTGAGCGTGCTGACCGAGGCGCTCGGTGACCGTGACGTCGCGCGGACCGTCAAGCTCATCGGCGACGGGCTGTACCACCACGCGTTGTTCAGCGTGCTCGGCGGACCGCCGCGCACTGAACTCGACGAGGGACTGCTGGCGGTCATCGATCGGCTCATCGACCAGAGTTCGGACGCGCCGCGACCCTGA
- a CDS encoding MFS transporter, whose product MASTDRRPSTRSLRALDGLNFFLADVRDGLGPYLAIYLLATRGPAHGWDEATVGSVITISGLVGLVVQTPAGALIDRIPHRRMVLIVAAVVVTASCLCLPAVHGYVAVTATQSAAAAAATVFGPGIAAISLGLVGGRLLTRRIARNEAFNHAGNAASAGIAALLAIQFGPVVVFWLMAVLALLSVASAARIRDAEIDESLARGLTADHTVHRRASSWKVLFTSRTLLAFAAVVFVFHLSNAAMLTSVSQLLVRVAGKDSATSLTALCVLAAQLVMVPVAIVVGRTADSWGRKPIFVAGFAVLAVRGVLYTVSDNPVWLVAVQTLDGVGAGIFGALFPVVIADLTAGTGHFNVTQGALATIQGAGAAISAGLAGALIVAAGYHTTFITLSVIAVAGMALYLTAVPETRPPAQR is encoded by the coding sequence ATGGCGAGCACCGATCGGCGACCATCGACACGATCGCTGCGCGCGCTCGATGGGCTGAACTTCTTCCTCGCCGATGTGCGCGACGGCCTCGGCCCGTATCTGGCCATCTACCTGCTCGCCACCCGTGGTCCCGCACACGGCTGGGACGAGGCGACGGTCGGCAGCGTGATCACCATCTCCGGCCTGGTCGGCCTCGTCGTCCAGACGCCCGCGGGTGCGCTGATCGACCGAATACCGCACCGCCGAATGGTTCTCATCGTCGCGGCTGTCGTCGTGACGGCCAGTTGCCTGTGCCTGCCCGCCGTGCACGGCTACGTCGCGGTGACCGCGACCCAATCGGCCGCGGCCGCCGCCGCGACCGTCTTCGGCCCCGGCATCGCGGCGATCAGCCTCGGGCTCGTCGGCGGCCGGCTGCTGACGCGCCGGATCGCGCGCAACGAGGCGTTCAACCATGCGGGCAATGCGGCGTCCGCCGGCATCGCTGCCCTGCTGGCCATCCAGTTCGGTCCGGTGGTGGTGTTCTGGCTGATGGCGGTGCTCGCTCTACTCAGCGTCGCCTCGGCCGCCCGTATCAGGGACGCGGAGATCGACGAAAGCCTGGCGCGAGGCCTGACCGCCGACCACACGGTCCACCGCCGCGCCAGCAGCTGGAAGGTGTTGTTCACCAGCCGAACCCTGCTGGCCTTCGCCGCCGTGGTGTTCGTGTTCCACCTCTCCAACGCGGCGATGCTGACCTCGGTCAGCCAGCTCCTGGTTCGGGTCGCGGGCAAGGACAGTGCCACGTCGTTGACAGCGCTGTGCGTACTCGCCGCGCAGCTCGTCATGGTTCCGGTCGCGATCGTCGTCGGGCGCACCGCCGACTCGTGGGGCCGAAAGCCGATCTTCGTGGCGGGTTTCGCCGTGCTGGCCGTGCGCGGCGTGCTCTACACCGTCTCGGACAACCCGGTGTGGCTGGTTGCCGTGCAGACGCTGGACGGCGTGGGCGCCGGTATCTTCGGGGCCCTGTTCCCGGTGGTGATCGCCGATCTGACCGCGGGTACGGGTCACTTCAATGTGACCCAGGGAGCTCTGGCCACGATTCAGGGCGCCGGGGCCGCGATCAGTGCCGGACTGGCCGGGGCGTTGATCGTCGCCGCCGGCTACCACACGACGTTCATCACGCTGTCCGTCATCGCGGTCGCCGGGATGGCGCTCTACCTCACCGCGGTCCCCGAGACGAGGCCGCCGGCGCAGCGCTAG
- a CDS encoding IS481 family transposase has product MVHRNAPLSETGRLRLARCVVEDGWTLRRAAERFQVAVTTAARWARRYRELGEAGMADRSSRPHHSPNQTPTRTERRIIKVRVLRRWGPARIAYLLGLNVSTVHNVLRRYGLAKLRWLDRPTGRVIRRMESASPGDLVHVDVKKVGKIPAGGGWRMLGRSAGNHHSRKDRSIGTGSDRSGRRGYHFLHTAIDAHSRLAYSELLIDERKDTAADFWQRANEWFNACGFTVRKVLTDNGSCYRSHSFRDALGQIEHRRTKPYRPQTNGKVERFHRTLADEWAYARLYTSDAERCAEFPRWLHTYNHHRGHTALGGQPPATRVPNLSGQYS; this is encoded by the coding sequence ATGGTCCACCGTAATGCCCCCTTGTCCGAAACCGGTCGTCTGCGGCTGGCACGTTGCGTTGTCGAGGATGGCTGGACGCTGCGACGGGCGGCCGAGCGGTTCCAGGTTGCGGTCACTACCGCTGCGCGCTGGGCCCGCCGCTACCGCGAACTAGGCGAAGCCGGCATGGCCGACCGCAGCTCACGCCCACATCACAGCCCTAATCAAACCCCCACACGCACCGAGCGGCGCATCATTAAAGTCCGAGTACTTCGACGTTGGGGACCGGCTCGCATTGCTTATCTGCTGGGACTGAATGTCTCGACTGTCCACAACGTGTTGAGGCGCTACGGCCTAGCCAAGCTGCGGTGGCTGGACCGGCCCACCGGGCGAGTTATCCGGCGGATGGAGTCAGCCAGCCCCGGCGACCTGGTGCATGTCGATGTCAAGAAGGTAGGCAAGATCCCGGCTGGCGGCGGATGGCGCATGTTGGGCCGCAGCGCAGGAAATCATCACTCCCGCAAGGACAGAAGCATAGGAACTGGCAGCGACCGTTCCGGGCGGCGTGGTTATCACTTCTTGCACACCGCCATCGACGCTCACTCCCGGCTGGCCTACTCCGAACTGCTAATCGACGAACGCAAAGACACAGCTGCTGACTTCTGGCAAAGGGCTAACGAATGGTTCAACGCATGCGGCTTCACCGTACGGAAAGTGTTGACAGACAACGGCTCCTGTTACCGATCCCACTCATTCCGAGATGCACTCGGGCAGATCGAACATCGTCGAACCAAACCCTATCGACCCCAGACGAACGGCAAGGTGGAGCGATTCCACCGAACCCTTGCCGATGAATGGGCATATGCGCGGCTCTACACCAGCGACGCCGAACGGTGCGCGGAGTTCCCTCGCTGGCTGCATACCTACAATCACCATCGCGGCCACACCGCACTCGGCGGCCAACCACCCGCCACCCGCGTACCTAACCTCTCAGGTCAGTACAGCTAG
- a CDS encoding PPOX class F420-dependent oxidoreductase, producing MSEPLPDGLLALLRRPSPCFVATLMPDGSPQLTETWVTTDGEHVVINIVEGMQKARNLARDPRVAVNVVDPDDVNRFYAVRGRVLSTTTEGGRESIDEISQKYLGIPYPNFSGNPDETRVIVTIAAESITTPARG from the coding sequence ATGTCCGAACCCCTTCCCGACGGGCTCCTCGCGCTGTTGCGGCGCCCCAGCCCCTGTTTCGTGGCCACGCTCATGCCCGACGGTTCGCCGCAGCTGACCGAAACGTGGGTGACCACCGACGGCGAGCATGTCGTCATCAACATCGTCGAGGGCATGCAGAAGGCCCGCAACCTGGCCCGCGACCCGCGCGTCGCGGTCAATGTCGTCGATCCCGACGACGTCAACCGCTTCTACGCGGTCCGCGGTCGGGTGTTGTCGACGACGACCGAGGGGGGCCGCGAAAGCATCGACGAGATCTCGCAGAAGTACCTCGGCATCCCGTATCCGAACTTCAGTGGGAATCCCGATGAGACGCGCGTCATCGTCACCATCGCCGCCGAGTCGATCACCACGCCGGCCCGTGGCTGA
- the hisN gene encoding histidinol-phosphatase — translation MSGQDVQADLSVALQLADRADAITLDRFGALDLRVDTKPDLTPVTDADEAVEADVRAGLSRDRPADAVLGEEYGGTAEFHGRQWVIDPIDGTKNFVRGVPIWATLIALLSDGVPIVGVVSAPALNRRWWAGLGLGAFARTGDGPARPLSVSGVADLGSASLSFSSLSGWADRGLREQFIGLTDDVWRVRAYGDFFSYCLVAEGAVDIAAEPEVKLWDLAPLDILVREAGGSFTNLDGQPGPHGGHAVATNGLLHAATLASLTGC, via the coding sequence ATGAGCGGCCAGGATGTGCAGGCAGACCTGTCGGTGGCGTTGCAACTCGCCGACCGCGCCGACGCGATCACCCTCGACCGATTCGGGGCGCTGGATCTGCGGGTCGACACCAAACCGGACCTCACCCCCGTCACCGACGCCGACGAGGCGGTCGAGGCCGATGTGCGCGCGGGCCTGTCCCGCGATCGCCCGGCCGACGCGGTGCTCGGTGAGGAGTACGGCGGCACAGCGGAATTCCACGGCAGGCAGTGGGTGATCGACCCGATCGACGGCACCAAGAACTTCGTCCGCGGCGTACCGATCTGGGCGACCCTCATCGCGCTTCTCTCCGACGGTGTGCCGATCGTCGGCGTGGTGAGCGCGCCGGCCCTGAACCGGCGCTGGTGGGCCGGCCTGGGGTTGGGCGCGTTCGCGCGCACCGGGGACGGGCCGGCCCGGCCGTTGTCGGTCTCCGGGGTAGCCGACCTGGGTTCGGCCAGCCTGTCGTTCTCCAGCCTGTCCGGGTGGGCGGATCGCGGGCTGCGTGAGCAGTTCATCGGGTTGACCGATGACGTGTGGCGGGTGCGCGCCTACGGCGACTTCTTCTCCTACTGCCTGGTCGCCGAGGGCGCGGTCGACATCGCCGCCGAACCCGAGGTCAAGCTATGGGACCTGGCGCCATTGGACATCCTGGTGCGCGAAGCCGGAGGCAGCTTCACCAACCTCGACGGACAACCCGGCCCGCATGGCGGGCATGCCGTGGCCACCAACGGGCTGCTGCACGCCGCAACGCTCGCGAGCCTGACCGGCTGCTAG